From Hydractinia symbiolongicarpus strain clone_291-10 chromosome 12, HSymV2.1, whole genome shotgun sequence, one genomic window encodes:
- the LOC130622328 gene encoding putative autophagy-related protein 11: MGDSMFQKPRKPSQQNNEHENLDDSEFQLRFQVVEHKLQIRKLTEKLAETKSELNHNKKRVYALYDEIHKSVEHGKYIYDENDKAYLVYSIPQHEAQLIKISNLEEALATSQANEVRANEELASIRQQKDLLEQNLNNTINELQTKLTLEQEKKEKLEQEKRKIEEQFSKCKKELEEMLAEAVNQCEIIRAEESRLKKVVHDLKCNLDKSTETIKADKKEIEKLKEEKENLEKVLDDTKFIYEEQTIKMSEHINELKTLLHDTDEMLSQTEIKYEGLETRYKYVSVENIELKKENEEKTKTLAAKEDLFNEMNEEVANLETTLTKKEEELQAHLKEREAIEATIVQLKSELSEAKEENLQLIESKERELKAKENVINELKETNIKIKTELKRLRPSGKPAWKR, encoded by the exons atGGGAGATTCAATGTTTCAG aaaccaAGGAAACCTTCCCAACAAAACAATGAACACGAAAATTTAGACGACTCCGAGTTTCAGTTGAGATTTCAAGTTGTCGAGCATAAGTTGCAGATACGAAAACTCACCGAGAAATTAGCTGAAACTAAATCCGAGTTGAATCACAATAAG AAACGAGTTTATGCATTATATGACGAAATTCACAAATCAGTTGAGCATGGCAAATATATTTACGACGAAAACGACAAAGCATACTTAGTCTACTCCATACCGCAACACGAAGCACAGCTCATAAAAATTTCCAACCTCGAAGAAGCTCTTGCAACGTCACAAGCGAACGAAGTGCGAGCCAATGAAGAGCTCGCTTCGATACGACAACAAAAGGATTTACTCGAGCAGAACTTAAACAATACTATCAATGAACTACAAACAAAATTGACTCTAGAACAAGAAAAGAAGGAGAAACTGGAACAGGAAAAACGAAAAATTGAGGAACAATTTAGTAAATGTAAGAAGGAGTTAGAAGAAATGTTAGCAGAAGCAGTCAATCAGTGTGAAATTATACGTGCGGAGGAGAGCAGGTTAAAGAAAGTTGTCCACGACTTGAAATGTAACCTCGATAAAAGTACGGAAACTATAAAAGCAGATAAAAAGGAAATAGAGAAgttgaaagaagaaaaagaaaatttagaaaaagttCTTGACgacacaaaatttatttatgaggAGCAAACGATCAAAATGAGTGAACATATTAACGAACTGAAAACGTTGCTGCATGATACGGATGAAATGCTGTCACAAACCGAAATAAAATACGAAGGACTGGAAACTAGATACAAGTACGTCTCCGTAGAAAATATTGAGTTgaagaaagaaaatgaagaaaagacAAAAACGCTGGCTGCAAAAGAAGATCTCTTCAATGAAATGAACGAGGAGGTAGCGAACTTAGAGACGACGCTGaccaaaaaagaagaagaactgCAGGCACATTTAAAAGAGCGCGAAGCAATCGAAGCCACCATTGTGCAACTGAAATCTGAGTTAAGCGAAGCAAAAGAAGAAAATCTCCAGTTAATCGAGTCGAAAGAAAGAGAATTAAAAGCAAAagagaatgtgataaatgagttaaaagagacaaatataaaaataaaaacggaACTTAAAAGACTTCGACCCTCAGGAAAACCCGCGTGGAAGCGATAA